The genomic region TGCTTCCGACCAAAGGACGTCATTGAGAGAACGATAAAGTGATAGGAGACTATATTGTATTTCTAACGCCCTCATTCCCTTGGCACCAACGGCCTCTAGCCAAGCCGGACATCTAGGTCtcacttcttctcctttctatcatcatcactccaaTGAATAGAAAGGATCCGTGCACTCCCGTCCTCTGTCGTCTATAGCCAGTAGGTGGTATCTAGCAACTGCCTCCGAAAACgactccatcaccatcgtcctGCTCGGAGGGCTGAATAATAATACAAAATAACGGAGAGAGCTGAGTTCGGGATCAAGAGCTTCTTCTATCTCCCTTTCCTGCTCCGTAACAAAACCCTCCTTTTTTGATCCCATCGCCCCCTTTTGTGGTACCAGATTGAGCAGAAAGAGTAGAGTCGAAACTGCATAAGCACACGTCAAAAAGCCAACAATAAACGCCGGATATAAAGAAACCGATCGCAAAGCCAACCCCAACTAAAAGCCAAGATAATAAAAATCCCCTGTAACGCCATATGCAACCCACATCAGCTAAGTAGTCATAAAACGCCATGCCATGCAATATCGCCATGATGGTACCGTTCCAAACGACATAGCTTCGTCTATGGGGAGACCTGGCCCATTTTTGCCGTCCGTTCCCGACCAACCGCCCAAGAGAGacaaaacaagaaagaaataaTGAAAAGGTAAAAAACGTAAAAGCATCGCGGACAAGTCGTAATAGGCCACATGTGACCCAAAGGAAATGCTGCCGGCAATCACCCGGATACAGCCAATACTGCCAACCCCCAGATCGTACACAACGTCATGCATGCTCCCATCCTGTCATACGTACACCAAACCGGAGCCTTGCGCGTCTTCGCGCTCAGTAATCGCTCAATAGCCCATCaagctcgtcaagctcaATATTTTCAGGGCTCCGGTCCCACTCCAGCATGCTGTCCCATTTATTCCAGCTTTCGGTCTCGAGGTCTTTCCTGCTGACGGGGAAGTACATTGTAGACCGGATCGCGGGACTTGAAACAAACGACAGATTGGTCGCATTGTTATTGCTGGTTGTGTTGTTCCCGCCAAAGAGCGATCCCTCTTCTTTTTCAAGATCCAAGACGGGCAATGGCTCGACAATGGTAGGCGGGTTGGCCCTGAGCAGATCGCCATTGAGTTTCCTCTTTTGCAGGCCAGTAGCCGTCTGAGTGAactccttctcgtcctttTCGAGAGGAGGCGAGGCCGCAcgacggctgctgctgcggccaTTGCCGTGGTGGGCAATGAAGCGAGAGGTTGGGGGCAGGCAGAAGCCGGGAAGCGAATAAGAGCCGATAGGCGTGCTCGGCATTTCGTCATCCATATCATCAAACTCTGGGCTTGAGAGATCCACCTCCGGGCTGGGCGACAGCTCGCGGCGCCGAATGGCGTCGGAGTCGGCGTCCTCAGAGTTGGAAGCTCCACTGGAcagagagggagagatgaTGGTGCGACTGTGCGCAAGGTGGCTCAAAGTGGCCGCTTGCGCCGGGTCCGGGAGCGGCTGGTGCGGGCAGGTGGTGAGGTAAAAGTATGTGCGCCTTGGGTGGACAGActcgagctccttggccaGCGGGCAAGGCGACTGAGCTGACCAGCCGCTGCGCTTCAAGTAGGTGGCTAACCTTGATGAAATGATGGCGCACGGGTTGGCGGACCTGAGAGGAAAATGGTGAGCAAGAGTGACTCTGAGGTGGGGGAGACCGAAACTCTAAACGGCtcagagaaagagagaggggggaaacATACTGTTGAACGATCTTGAGCTGCTGCATGAGGACAGCAGCGAGCTCCTTCACCAAGTGTGGTCTGTTGCCCGTGTTTTGGAGCTGAACGATGACAGCCTCGACGATCTCATCGTTGATGGCGTCCATGTCGATTGATTTCGagtcctcctcgtccatctcGATGGACTGTTGGGCAGCaggaggggatggcgggggagtGTCTTCGAACTTGACTGTCTGGCTATCGCGCCTCTTGGGCAGCGGCTCTGAGGTGTGcgcatcatcgtcatcctgAGTGTGCGCGCGTTTTAGCCTCCTGGAGGGGGCTTCCTTTGTATTTGATGAAGCCATACTTGACTGAGTAGaagagttgttgttgttggaggaagaagaagctcggctggcagcagcggcggcgcgGGCAGCGTGAGTTACGGGAACGTGGATTCCCAACGAGTGCAACGACAACGACTTGCGACGAGTGTTGTATGGACGCTCCGAACGCTCGGGGCGCATGATTGTGGTTGGGGCCATCGGGGGCAACAGCGAGACTTTAAAAAAGATAACGAGAGGGTTTGAAGTGGGTAGGTAGTAGATACTAGGCTATCTCCAGACCAaaccttctttttctttttcttttctttttttgttgcaACCGCGCTTCACACTTTGTTACCTGTAGGAAGCACGAAATACCCGTTCCGTCACTTGTTGGAACAAGACAAGAGCAAGGgaagacaagacaacaaaATGGGCGGGCGGAGAGAGGCGGAGGGTTcggaaggtggtggaggtggtggatgtggtggatgaaCCCTTCATTGAAAAcggcagaaaaaaaaagttggtGGGACTCCCCGGCTCTGTTTGGATGATGGAA from Podospora bellae-mahoneyi strain CBS 112042 chromosome 4, whole genome shotgun sequence harbors:
- a CDS encoding hypothetical protein (EggNog:ENOG503P08D); translated protein: MAPTTIMRPERSERPYNTRRKSLSLHSLGIHVPVTHAARAAAAASRASSSSNNNNSSTQSSMASSNTKEAPSRRLKRAHTQDDDDAHTSEPLPKRRDSQTVKFEDTPPPSPPAAQQSIEMDEEDSKSIDMDAINDEIVEAVIVQLQNTGNRPHLVKELAAVLMQQLKIVQQSANPCAIISSRLATYLKRSGWSAQSPCPLAKELESVHPRRTYFYLTTCPHQPLPDPAQAATLSHLAHSRTIISPSLSSGASNSEDADSDAIRRRELSPSPEVDLSSPEFDDMDDEMPSTPIGSYSLPGFCLPPTSRFIAHHGNGRSSSRRAASPPLEKDEKEFTQTATGLQKRKLNGDLLRANPPTIVEPLPVLDLEKEEGSLFGGNNTTSNNNATNLSFVSSPAIRSTMYFPVSRKDLETESWNKWDSMLEWDRSPENIELDELDGLLSDY